Proteins encoded by one window of Streptomyces uncialis:
- the tuf gene encoding elongation factor Tu, which translates to MAKAKFERTKPHVNIGTIGHIDHGKTTLTAAITKVLHDAYPDLNEASAFDQIDKAPEERQRGITISIAHVEYQTETRHYAHVDCPGHADYIKNMITGAAQMDGAILVVAATDGPMPQTKEHVLLARQVGVPYIVVALNKADMVDDEEILELVELEVRELLSEYEFPGDDLPVVKVSALKALEGDKEWGQTVLDLMKAVDDFIPQPERDVDKPFLMPIEDVFTITGRGTVVTGRIERGVLKVNETVDIVGIKTEKTTTTVTGIEMFRKLLDEGQAGENVGLLLRGIKREDVERGQVIIKPGSVTPHTEFEAQAYILSKDEGGRHTPFFNNYRPQFYFRTTDVTGVVTLPEGTEMVMPGDNTQMTVTLIQPVAMEEGLKFAIREGGRTVGAGQVVKINK; encoded by the coding sequence GTGGCGAAGGCGAAGTTCGAGCGGACTAAGCCGCACGTCAACATCGGCACCATCGGTCACATCGACCACGGTAAGACGACCCTCACGGCCGCCATTACCAAGGTGCTGCACGACGCGTACCCGGACCTGAACGAGGCCTCGGCCTTCGACCAGATCGACAAGGCTCCCGAGGAGCGCCAGCGCGGTATCACGATCTCCATCGCGCACGTCGAGTACCAGACGGAGACGCGCCACTACGCCCACGTCGACTGCCCCGGTCACGCGGACTACATCAAGAACATGATCACCGGTGCCGCGCAGATGGATGGCGCGATCCTCGTGGTCGCCGCCACCGACGGCCCGATGCCGCAGACCAAGGAGCACGTGCTCCTGGCCCGCCAGGTCGGCGTTCCGTACATCGTCGTCGCGCTGAACAAGGCCGACATGGTGGACGACGAGGAGATCCTTGAGCTCGTCGAGCTCGAGGTCCGCGAGCTGCTCTCCGAGTACGAGTTCCCGGGCGACGACCTTCCGGTCGTCAAGGTCTCGGCGCTCAAGGCCCTTGAGGGCGACAAGGAGTGGGGCCAGACCGTCCTCGACCTGATGAAGGCCGTCGACGATTTCATCCCGCAGCCCGAGCGTGACGTCGACAAGCCGTTCCTGATGCCGATCGAGGACGTCTTCACGATCACCGGTCGTGGCACGGTCGTCACCGGCCGTATCGAGCGTGGCGTCCTCAAGGTCAACGAGACCGTCGACATCGTCGGTATCAAGACCGAGAAGACCACCACCACGGTCACCGGCATCGAGATGTTCCGCAAGCTGCTCGATGAGGGCCAGGCCGGTGAGAACGTCGGTCTGCTTCTTCGTGGCATCAAGCGCGAGGACGTCGAGCGCGGCCAGGTCATCATCAAGCCGGGCTCGGTCACCCCGCACACCGAGTTCGAGGCGCAGGCGTACATCCTGTCGAAGGACGAGGGTGGCCGTCACACCCCGTTCTTCAACAACTACCGCCCGCAGTTCTACTTCCGTACGACTGACGTGACCGGCGTCGTGACCCTCCCCGAGGGCACGGAGATGGTCATGCCGGGTGACAACACCCAGATGACGGTGACGCTCATCCAGCCCGTCGCCATGGAAGAGGGCCTGAAGTTCGCCATCCGTGAGGGTGGCCGGACCGTCGGCGCCGGCCAGGTCGTCAAGATCAACAAGTGA
- a CDS encoding MFS transporter, which produces MSTRTRPVKKTEAAPASDPPDPRGTPGTPGTRNTVVLLALTAVTNLADGIIKIALPVLATGITDSPGQVAAVALALTLPWLLVSLPAGVLADRADRRRLLWLAGGIRLLAIGWLIQTVTSDSTTIGTLAAVGAVLGTAEVIAQTSETALIPALVPRAERERANAWIAGVETAANEFCGPMIGGLLLTAGTGIALGSTWVAYLAAALLLLLLTGRFRAVRTTKDEAPTEPGTGTGTETGTGTGTETGTGTGTAPRTGRAPRAREFTEGLRYLWHHRLLRTTTLILTVLGASWGAWLALMPLVAKETMGLDARQYGIVLSALGVGGLAGTLAVTRINRLLGRRWAMFADLLGTLAMMAVPVLTTQVWAVATAAFLGGMGGTLWTVNSRLIAQNTVPDALMGRYSSAARLIGWGGMPIGAGLIGVLAEAFGTRVAFLVFAAAVAATIPPFLRIVTTDELRKSA; this is translated from the coding sequence ATGAGCACCCGGACCCGGCCCGTCAAAAAGACCGAAGCCGCCCCCGCATCCGATCCACCCGATCCGCGCGGCACACCCGGCACACCCGGCACACGGAACACCGTCGTCCTGCTCGCCCTCACCGCGGTCACCAACCTCGCGGACGGGATCATCAAGATCGCGCTGCCGGTACTGGCGACCGGGATCACCGACTCCCCCGGCCAGGTCGCGGCGGTCGCGCTGGCCCTGACGCTGCCCTGGCTGCTCGTCTCGCTGCCCGCCGGAGTCCTCGCCGACCGCGCGGACCGCCGCCGGCTGCTCTGGCTCGCAGGCGGGATACGGCTGCTGGCGATCGGCTGGCTGATACAGACCGTGACCAGCGACAGCACGACCATCGGGACGCTGGCGGCCGTCGGCGCGGTCCTCGGCACCGCGGAAGTGATCGCCCAGACCTCGGAGACCGCGCTGATCCCCGCACTCGTGCCGCGCGCGGAACGGGAACGCGCGAACGCGTGGATCGCCGGGGTCGAGACCGCCGCCAACGAGTTCTGCGGACCGATGATCGGCGGACTGCTCCTCACCGCCGGAACCGGTATCGCGCTCGGCTCCACCTGGGTCGCCTACCTCGCCGCGGCCCTCCTCCTGCTCCTGCTCACCGGCCGCTTCCGCGCCGTGCGCACCACCAAGGACGAGGCGCCCACGGAACCCGGGACGGGGACCGGGACCGAGACGGGGACGGGGACGGGGACCGAGACAGGCACCGGGACCGGGACAGCACCGCGGACCGGCAGAGCACCCAGGGCCCGGGAGTTCACCGAAGGACTCCGCTACCTCTGGCACCACCGCCTGCTCCGCACAACGACCCTCATCCTGACCGTCCTCGGCGCGAGCTGGGGCGCGTGGCTGGCCCTGATGCCCCTGGTCGCGAAGGAGACGATGGGCCTGGACGCGCGGCAGTACGGCATCGTGCTCAGCGCGCTCGGCGTCGGCGGGCTGGCGGGCACACTCGCCGTCACCCGGATCAACCGGCTGCTCGGACGCCGCTGGGCGATGTTCGCCGACCTGCTCGGAACCCTGGCGATGATGGCCGTCCCCGTGCTCACCACCCAGGTCTGGGCGGTCGCCACCGCGGCGTTCCTCGGCGGGATGGGCGGCACCCTCTGGACGGTCAACTCACGCCTCATCGCCCAGAACACCGTGCCCGACGCCCTCATGGGCCGCTACAGCAGCGCCGCCCGGCTCATCGGCTGGGGCGGAATGCCGATAGGAGCGGGCCTGATCGGCGTCCTCGCCGAAGCGTTCGGGACCCGGGTCGCCTTCCTCGTCTTCGCCGCCGCGGTCGCCGCCACCATCCCCCCGTTCCTCCGGATCGTCACCACCGACGAACTACGCAAGTCCGCCTGA
- a CDS encoding CGNR zinc finger domain-containing protein, giving the protein MLEAPSSAQLVEAFVNTVDVELGTDDLAVPDQLPAWLAERGLLPSGTLVTTEEHQLALRLRDGIRENLGVHTGDTPDPGLLRDADEVLRRLPLVATLRPGSRATLEPAPGLTPVRHALAALAVAWTELTVTGEAARLKRCAEHTCAWVFWDSSKNRSRRWCSMRVCGNRTKARRYATKRTSVPGTAG; this is encoded by the coding sequence ATGCTCGAAGCACCGTCTTCGGCCCAGCTGGTCGAAGCCTTCGTCAACACCGTCGATGTGGAGCTCGGCACCGACGACCTCGCCGTGCCCGACCAGCTCCCCGCCTGGCTGGCGGAGCGGGGACTGCTCCCGTCCGGCACCCTGGTCACCACCGAGGAACACCAGCTCGCCCTGCGGCTGCGGGACGGCATCCGCGAGAACCTCGGCGTCCACACCGGCGACACCCCCGATCCCGGCCTGCTCCGGGACGCCGACGAAGTCCTCCGCCGCCTCCCTCTGGTCGCCACCCTGCGCCCCGGCAGCCGGGCCACGCTGGAACCGGCACCCGGACTCACCCCGGTCCGCCACGCTCTGGCCGCCCTCGCCGTCGCCTGGACCGAGCTCACGGTCACCGGCGAGGCCGCACGCCTCAAGCGCTGCGCCGAACACACCTGCGCCTGGGTCTTCTGGGACTCCTCCAAGAACCGCAGCCGCCGCTGGTGCTCCATGCGCGTCTGCGGCAACCGCACCAAGGCCCGCCGCTACGCGACGAAGCGGACTTCGGTACCTGGAACGGCTGGCTGA
- the fusA gene encoding elongation factor G → MATTSLDLAKVRNIGIMAHIDAGKTTTTERILYYTGVSYKIGEVHDGAATMDWMEQEQERGITITSAATTCHWPLEDVDHTINIIDTPGHVDFTVEVERSLRVLDGAVTVFDGVAGVEPQSETVWRQADRYGVPRICFVNKLDRTGAEFHRCVDMIVDRLGAVPIVMQLPIGAEADFQGVVDLVRMKALVWSAETALGEAYDVVDIPATHTETADEWRGKLLETVSENDDAMMELYLEGTEPTEEQLYAAIRRITIASGKGDGATITPVFCGTAFKNKGVQPLLDAVVRYLPSPLDIEAIEGHSVNDPDEIIRRKPSVDEPLAALAFKIASDPHLGKLTFVRVYSGRLESGSQVQNSVKGRKERIGKIYRMHANKREEIESVGAGDIVAVMGLKQTTTGETLADPANPVILESMDFPAPVIEVAIEPKSKGDQEKLGVAIQRLAEEDPSFRVKTDEETGQTIIAGMGELHLDVLVDRMRREFKVEANVGKPQVAYRETLRKGVERLDYTHKKQTGGSGQFAKVQIALEPLEGDGYEFVNKVTGGRIPREYIPSVDAGCQEAMEFGVLAGYPLTGVRVLLLDGSYHEVDSSEMAFKIAGSMAFKEAARKASPALLEPMMKVEVTTPEDYMGDVIGDINSRRGQIQSMEDRHGAKLVTGLVPLSEMFGYVGDLRSKTSGRASYSMQFDSYAEVPRNVAEEIIAKAKGE, encoded by the coding sequence ATGGCTACCACTTCGCTTGACCTGGCCAAGGTGCGCAACATCGGCATCATGGCTCACATCGACGCGGGCAAGACGACGACCACCGAGCGGATCCTGTACTACACCGGCGTCTCGTACAAGATCGGTGAGGTCCACGACGGTGCTGCCACCATGGACTGGATGGAGCAGGAGCAGGAGCGTGGCATCACGATCACCTCTGCTGCCACCACCTGTCACTGGCCGCTTGAGGACGTCGATCACACCATCAACATCATCGACACCCCGGGTCACGTCGACTTCACCGTCGAGGTAGAGCGCTCGCTGCGCGTCCTCGACGGCGCTGTCACCGTGTTCGACGGTGTCGCCGGTGTCGAGCCCCAGTCCGAGACGGTTTGGCGTCAGGCGGACCGCTACGGCGTTCCGCGTATCTGCTTCGTCAACAAGCTGGACCGCACGGGTGCCGAGTTCCACCGCTGCGTCGACATGATCGTGGACCGCCTCGGTGCGGTTCCGATCGTCATGCAGCTCCCCATCGGCGCCGAGGCCGACTTCCAGGGCGTCGTGGACCTGGTCCGCATGAAGGCGCTCGTGTGGTCCGCCGAGACCGCGCTCGGCGAGGCGTACGACGTCGTGGACATCCCGGCCACGCACACCGAGACGGCCGACGAGTGGCGCGGCAAGCTGCTGGAGACCGTCTCCGAGAACGACGACGCCATGATGGAGCTGTACCTGGAGGGCACCGAGCCCACCGAGGAGCAGCTCTACGCGGCGATCCGCCGGATCACGATCGCCTCCGGCAAGGGTGACGGCGCGACCATCACCCCCGTGTTCTGCGGTACCGCGTTCAAGAACAAGGGCGTCCAGCCCCTGCTCGACGCCGTGGTGCGCTACCTCCCGTCCCCGCTCGACATCGAGGCCATCGAAGGCCACTCGGTGAACGACCCGGACGAGATCATCCGCCGCAAGCCGTCGGTCGACGAGCCGCTGGCCGCTCTCGCGTTCAAGATCGCGAGCGACCCGCACCTCGGCAAGCTGACGTTCGTCCGCGTGTACTCCGGGCGTCTGGAGTCGGGTTCTCAGGTGCAGAACTCGGTGAAGGGCCGCAAGGAGCGCATCGGCAAGATCTACCGGATGCACGCCAACAAGCGTGAGGAGATCGAGTCGGTGGGTGCCGGTGACATCGTCGCCGTCATGGGTCTGAAGCAGACCACCACCGGTGAGACCCTCGCCGACCCGGCGAACCCGGTCATCCTTGAGTCCATGGACTTCCCGGCCCCGGTGATCGAGGTCGCCATCGAGCCGAAGTCCAAGGGCGACCAGGAGAAGCTGGGTGTCGCCATCCAGCGCCTGGCCGAGGAGGACCCGTCCTTCCGCGTCAAGACCGACGAGGAGACGGGCCAGACCATCATCGCGGGTATGGGCGAGCTGCACCTCGACGTGCTGGTCGACCGTATGCGCCGTGAGTTCAAGGTCGAGGCCAACGTCGGCAAGCCGCAGGTGGCCTACCGCGAGACGCTCCGCAAGGGTGTCGAGCGGCTGGACTACACCCACAAGAAGCAGACCGGTGGTTCCGGTCAGTTCGCGAAGGTGCAGATCGCGCTGGAGCCGCTTGAGGGTGACGGCTACGAGTTCGTCAACAAGGTCACCGGTGGCCGTATCCCCCGGGAGTACATCCCCTCGGTGGACGCGGGCTGCCAGGAGGCCATGGAGTTCGGCGTGCTCGCCGGCTACCCCCTCACGGGTGTCCGGGTGCTCCTCCTCGACGGTTCCTACCACGAGGTCGACTCCTCCGAGATGGCCTTCAAGATCGCCGGTTCCATGGCCTTCAAGGAGGCCGCCCGCAAGGCCAGCCCGGCCCTGCTGGAGCCGATGATGAAGGTCGAGGTGACGACGCCCGAGGACTACATGGGTGACGTCATCGGTGACATCAACTCCCGTCGCGGTCAGATCCAGTCCATGGAAGACCGTCACGGTGCCAAGCTCGTCACGGGCCTGGTCCCGCTGTCGGAGATGTTCGGCTACGTCGGCGACCTCCGCAGCAAGACATCGGGTCGCGCGAGCTACTCGATGCAGTTCGACTCCTACGCCGAGGTTCCCCGGAACGTCGCCGAGGAGATCATCGCGAAGGCCAAGGGCGAGTAA
- a CDS encoding ATP-binding protein — MNQELSELPTPATAPTPTTPPTRTFETELSSTRVGARLARLLAECRLRAWGLPLDPAALVVAELAANAALHGSDRRTGFRLSLSVTDTTLRIEVSDSAGDRMPGAGLPAADAESGRGLLLVEALAERWGVTPGPPPGKTVWAEVPLADL; from the coding sequence GTGAACCAAGAACTCTCCGAACTCCCCACCCCCGCAACCGCCCCCACCCCCACCACACCCCCCACCCGCACGTTCGAGACCGAACTGTCCTCGACCCGCGTGGGCGCCCGTCTCGCCCGGCTGCTCGCGGAATGCCGACTGCGGGCCTGGGGGCTGCCCCTGGACCCGGCGGCACTCGTCGTCGCGGAACTCGCCGCCAATGCCGCGCTCCACGGCAGCGACCGGCGTACGGGCTTCCGGCTCTCGCTCAGCGTCACGGACACGACGCTCCGGATCGAGGTGAGCGACAGCGCCGGTGACCGGATGCCGGGCGCCGGGCTCCCGGCGGCGGACGCCGAATCGGGACGCGGACTGCTGCTCGTGGAGGCCCTGGCGGAACGCTGGGGCGTCACACCCGGACCACCACCCGGGAAGACCGTCTGGGCGGAGGTGCCCCTGGCGGACCTCTGA
- the rpsL gene encoding 30S ribosomal protein S12, with amino-acid sequence MPTIQQLVRKGRQDKVEKNKTPALDGSPQRRGVCTRVFTTTPKKPNSALRKVARVRLTSGIEVTAYIPGEGHNLQEHSIVLVRGGRVKDLPGVRYKIIRGSLDTQGVKNRKQARSRYGAKKEK; translated from the coding sequence GTGCCTACGATCCAGCAGCTGGTCCGAAAGGGCCGGCAGGACAAGGTCGAGAAGAACAAGACGCCCGCACTGGACGGTTCCCCCCAGCGCCGCGGCGTCTGCACGCGCGTGTTCACGACCACCCCGAAGAAGCCGAACTCGGCCCTGCGTAAGGTCGCGCGTGTGCGTCTGACCTCCGGCATCGAGGTCACGGCCTACATCCCGGGTGAGGGACACAACCTCCAGGAGCACTCCATCGTGCTCGTGCGCGGCGGCCGTGTGAAGGACCTGCCGGGTGTTCGCTACAAGATCATCCGCGGTTCCCTCGACACCCAGGGTGTCAAGAACCGCAAGCAGGCCCGCAGCCGCTACGGCGCCAAGAAGGAGAAGTAA
- the rpsG gene encoding 30S ribosomal protein S7 codes for MPRKGPAPKRPVIIDPVYGSPLVTSLINKVLLNGKRSTAERIVYGAMEGLRDKTGNDPVITLKRALENIKPTLEVKSRRVGGATYQVPIEVKPGRANTLALRWLVGYSRARREKTMTERLLNELLDASNGLGAAVKKREDTHKMAESNKAFAHYRW; via the coding sequence ATGCCTCGTAAGGGCCCCGCCCCGAAGCGCCCGGTCATCATCGACCCGGTCTACGGTTCTCCTCTGGTGACCTCCCTCATCAACAAGGTGCTGCTGAACGGCAAGCGCTCCACCGCCGAGCGCATCGTGTACGGCGCCATGGAGGGCCTGCGCGACAAGACCGGTAACGACCCGGTCATCACGCTCAAGCGCGCGCTGGAGAACATCAAGCCCACCCTTGAGGTCAAGTCCCGCCGTGTCGGTGGAGCGACCTACCAGGTTCCGATCGAGGTCAAGCCCGGCCGCGCCAACACCCTGGCGCTGCGCTGGCTCGTCGGTTACTCCCGCGCCCGTCGCGAGAAGACGATGACCGAGCGGCTGCTGAACGAGCTCCTCGACGCCTCCAACGGCCTCGGTGCCGCTGTGAAGAAGCGTGAGGACACTCACAAGATGGCCGAGTCCAACAAGGCCTTCGCTCACTACCGCTGGTAG
- a CDS encoding DNA-directed RNA polymerase subunit beta', giving the protein MLDVNFFDELRIGLATADDIRQWSHGEVKKPETINYRTLKPEKDGLFCEKIFGPTRDWECYCGKYKRVRFKGIICERCGVEVTRAKVRRERMGHIELAAPVTHIWYFKGVPSRLGYLLDLAPKDLEKVIYFAAYMITYVDDERRTRDLPSLETHVSVERQQIENRRDSDLEARAKKLEGDLGELEAEGAKADVRRKVREGAEREMKQLRDRAQREIDRLDEVWSRFKNLKVQDLEGDELLYRELRDRFGTYFDGSMGAAALQKRLESFDLEEEAERLREIIRTGKGQKKTRALKRLKVVSAFLQTSNSPKGMVLDCVPVIPPDLRPMVQLDGGRFATSDLNDLYRRVINRNNRLKRLLDLGAPEIIVNNEKRMLQEAVDALFDNGRRGRPVTGPGNRPLKSLSDMLKGKQGRFRQNLLGKRVDYSARSVIVVGPQLKLHQCGLPKAMALELFKPFVMKRLVDLNHAQNIKSAKRMVERGRTVVYDVLEEVIAEHPVLLNRAPTLHRLGIQAFEPQLVEGKAIQIHPLVCTAFNADFDGDQMAVHLPLSAEAQAEARILMLSSNNILKPADGRPVTMPTQDMVLGLFFLTTDGEMRNVKGEERSFASVAEAIMAFDAGELSLQSRVDIRFPVGTIPPRGWTPPADEAGPDGFGGEWQPGDTFRLRTTLGRALFNELLPEDYPFVDYEVGKKQLSEIVNDLAERYPKVIVAATLDNLKASGFYWATRSGVTVAISDVVVPEAKKEIVKGYEAQDEKVQKQYERGLITKDERTQELIAIWTKATNEVAEAMNDNFPKTNPIFMMVNSGARGNMMQMRQIAGMRGLVSNAKNETIPRPIKASFREGLSVLEYFISTHGARKGLADTALRTADSGYLTRRLVDVSQDVIIREEDCGTDRGLRLGIAERGADGVLRKTENVETSVYARCLAEDIVVDGKVLAPAGTDLGDVLIDEVVRYGIVEVKTRSVLTCESAVGTCAMCYGRSLATGKLVDIGEAVGIIAAQSIGEPGTQLTMRTFHTGGVAGDDITQGLPRVVELFEARTPKGVAPISEAAGRIRIEETEKTKKIVVTPDDGSEETAFPISKRSRVLVGEGDHVEVGQKLIVGATNPHDVLRILGQRAVQIHLVGEVQRVYNSQGVSIHDKHIEIIIRQMLRRVTIIESGDAELLPGELVERSKFETENRRVVQEGGHPASGRPQLMGITKASLATESWLSAASFQETTRVLTDAAINAKSDSLIGLKENVIIGKLIPAGTGLSRYRNIRVEPTEEAKAAMYSAVGYDDIDYSPFGTGSGQAVPLEDYDYGPYNQ; this is encoded by the coding sequence GTGCTCGACGTCAACTTCTTCGACGAGCTTCGGATCGGCCTGGCCACCGCTGACGACATTCGGCAGTGGAGCCACGGAGAGGTCAAGAAGCCCGAGACGATCAACTACCGCACGCTCAAGCCCGAGAAGGACGGACTCTTCTGCGAGAAGATCTTCGGTCCGACCCGGGACTGGGAGTGCTACTGCGGTAAGTACAAGCGTGTCCGCTTCAAGGGCATCATCTGTGAGCGCTGTGGCGTCGAGGTCACCCGCGCCAAGGTGCGACGTGAGCGGATGGGCCACATCGAGCTCGCCGCGCCCGTCACCCACATCTGGTACTTCAAGGGCGTTCCCTCACGCCTCGGCTACCTCCTGGACCTCGCGCCGAAGGACCTGGAGAAGGTCATCTACTTCGCCGCGTACATGATCACGTACGTGGACGACGAGCGCCGCACCCGGGACCTGCCCTCGCTGGAGACGCATGTCTCCGTCGAGCGCCAGCAGATCGAGAACCGCCGCGACTCCGACCTCGAAGCCCGCGCCAAGAAGCTGGAAGGCGACCTGGGCGAGCTGGAGGCCGAGGGCGCGAAGGCCGATGTGCGCCGCAAGGTGCGCGAGGGTGCCGAGCGTGAGATGAAGCAGCTCCGCGACCGCGCCCAGCGCGAGATCGACCGCCTCGACGAGGTGTGGAGCCGCTTCAAGAACCTCAAGGTCCAGGACCTGGAGGGCGACGAGCTGCTCTACCGCGAGCTGCGTGACCGCTTCGGCACGTACTTCGACGGCTCGATGGGCGCCGCCGCGCTCCAGAAGCGCCTGGAGTCCTTCGATCTGGAGGAGGAGGCCGAGCGCCTCCGCGAGATCATCCGCACCGGCAAGGGCCAGAAGAAGACCCGCGCCCTCAAGCGGCTGAAGGTCGTCTCCGCGTTCCTCCAGACCAGCAACAGCCCCAAGGGCATGGTCCTGGACTGCGTCCCGGTCATCCCGCCGGACCTGCGTCCGATGGTGCAGCTGGACGGTGGCCGCTTCGCGACCTCCGACCTGAACGACCTGTACCGCCGTGTCATCAACCGGAACAACCGCCTGAAGCGGCTTCTCGACCTCGGCGCGCCCGAGATCATCGTGAACAACGAGAAGCGGATGCTCCAGGAGGCCGTCGACGCGCTGTTCGACAACGGCCGCCGCGGCCGTCCGGTCACCGGACCGGGCAACCGTCCGCTGAAGTCGCTGTCCGACATGCTCAAGGGCAAGCAGGGCCGATTCCGGCAGAACCTGCTCGGCAAGCGGGTCGACTACTCGGCGCGTTCCGTCATCGTCGTCGGCCCGCAGCTCAAGCTGCACCAGTGCGGTCTGCCCAAGGCCATGGCGCTGGAGCTCTTCAAGCCGTTCGTGATGAAGCGCCTGGTGGACCTGAACCACGCGCAGAACATCAAGTCGGCCAAGCGCATGGTCGAGCGTGGCCGCACCGTCGTGTACGACGTCCTCGAAGAGGTCATCGCCGAGCACCCGGTGCTGCTGAACCGCGCCCCGACCCTGCACCGTCTGGGTATCCAGGCGTTCGAGCCGCAGCTCGTCGAGGGCAAGGCCATCCAGATCCACCCGCTCGTCTGCACCGCGTTCAACGCGGACTTCGACGGTGACCAGATGGCCGTGCACCTTCCGCTGTCCGCGGAGGCGCAGGCCGAGGCCCGCATCCTGATGCTGTCCTCGAACAACATCCTGAAGCCCGCCGACGGCCGCCCGGTCACGATGCCGACCCAGGACATGGTCCTCGGTCTGTTCTTCCTGACCACCGACGGCGAGATGCGCAACGTCAAGGGCGAGGAGCGTTCCTTCGCGTCCGTGGCGGAGGCCATCATGGCCTTCGACGCCGGCGAGCTGTCGCTCCAGTCCCGGGTCGACATCCGCTTCCCGGTGGGCACCATCCCGCCGCGCGGCTGGACCCCGCCCGCCGACGAGGCCGGTCCTGACGGCTTCGGTGGCGAGTGGCAGCCCGGTGACACCTTCCGGCTGCGGACGACCCTGGGCCGCGCGCTCTTCAACGAGCTGCTGCCCGAGGACTACCCGTTCGTCGACTACGAGGTCGGCAAGAAGCAGCTCTCGGAGATCGTCAACGATCTCGCCGAGCGCTACCCCAAGGTCATCGTGGCGGCGACGCTCGACAACCTGAAGGCGTCCGGCTTCTACTGGGCCACCCGCTCCGGTGTCACCGTCGCCATCTCCGACGTGGTCGTTCCCGAGGCCAAGAAGGAGATCGTCAAGGGCTACGAGGCCCAGGACGAGAAGGTCCAGAAGCAGTACGAGCGCGGTCTGATCACCAAGGACGAGCGCACGCAGGAGCTCATCGCGATCTGGACCAAGGCGACCAACGAGGTCGCCGAGGCGATGAACGACAACTTCCCGAAGACGAACCCGATCTTCATGATGGTGAACTCGGGCGCGCGCGGAAACATGATGCAGATGCGTCAGATCGCCGGTATGCGTGGTCTGGTGTCGAACGCCAAGAACGAGACCATCCCGCGGCCCATCAAGGCGTCGTTCCGTGAGGGTCTGTCCGTGCTGGAGTACTTCATCTCCACGCACGGTGCCCGTAAGGGTCTGGCGGACACCGCCCTGCGTACCGCCGACTCGGGTTACCTCACCCGTCGTCTGGTCGACGTCTCGCAGGACGTCATCATCCGCGAGGAGGACTGCGGCACCGACCGCGGCCTGCGCCTCGGCATCGCCGAGCGCGGTGCGGACGGTGTGCTGCGCAAGACGGAGAACGTCGAGACCAGCGTGTACGCGCGCTGCCTCGCCGAGGACATCGTCGTCGACGGCAAGGTGCTCGCCCCGGCGGGTACCGACCTCGGTGACGTCCTCATCGACGAGGTCGTCCGCTACGGCATCGTGGAGGTCAAGACCCGTTCGGTCCTGACCTGCGAGTCCGCCGTCGGCACCTGCGCCATGTGCTACGGCCGCTCCCTGGCCACCGGCAAGCTGGTCGACATCGGTGAGGCGGTCGGCATCATCGCCGCCCAGTCCATCGGTGAGCCCGGCACCCAGCTGACGATGCGTACCTTCCACACCGGTGGTGTGGCCGGTGACGACATCACCCAGGGTCTGCCGCGAGTCGTCGAGCTCTTCGAGGCCCGTACGCCCAAGGGTGTCGCCCCGATCTCGGAGGCGGCCGGCCGCATCCGGATCGAGGAGACCGAGAAGACGAAGAAGATCGTCGTCACCCCGGACGACGGCAGCGAGGAGACGGCGTTCCCGATCTCCAAGCGGTCGCGTGTCCTGGTCGGCGAGGGCGATCACGTCGAGGTGGGCCAGAAGCTCATCGTGGGTGCCACCAACCCGCACGACGTGCTGCGCATCCTCGGTCAGCGTGCCGTCCAGATCCACCTGGTCGGAGAGGTCCAGCGGGTGTACAACTCGCAGGGTGTGTCGATCCACGACAAGCACATCGAGATCATCATCCGGCAGATGCTGCGCCGGGTGACGATCATCGAGTCGGGCGACGCGGAGCTGCTGCCCGGCGAGCTGGTCGAGCGTTCGAAGTTCGAGACCGAGAACCGCCGTGTGGTCCAGGAGGGTGGTCACCCGGCGTCCGGGCGTCCGCAGCTCATGGGTATCACCAAGGCGTCGCTCGCGACCGAGTCGTGGCTGTCCGCGGCCTCCTTCCAGGAGACGACCAGGGTTCTGACGGACGCGGCGATCAACGCCAAGTCCGACTCCCTGATCGGCCTCAAGGAGAACGTCATCATCGGTAAGCTCATCCCGGCCGGTACGGGTCTGTCCCGCTACCGCAACATCCGGGTCGAGCCGACCGAGGAGGCGAAGGCCGCGATGTACTCGGCCGTCGGGTACGACGACATCGACTACTCGCCGTTCGGTACGGGGTCCGGCCAGGCCGTTCCCCTGGAGGACTACGACTACGGTCCGTACAACCAGTAG